The Synechococcus sp. HK05 genomic interval ACTGACGTTGTACTGGATGACAAACGAATCGTTCGCAGTCAGAGCGCCATTAGTCGTAATAGCTAAGTTTTCCAAGTCTGTCTCCAAAGCTGCAGCGTTTGCTACAGATGCGGCTGTGTAGTTAAACACATTAGTAGCTGCACCGATTGTAATAGCACCACCAATATCTTGAACAGTAATTGGTGCACCTGCGACAACAGATGCATTACTGCCTTGGACAAAATCGATTGTTGCCCCCACAAAAGTAGCATTAGCAGCTTCTAGGGAACCAAGGCTGAATGCCGCAACATCATTTTGACCTGAGGTGAAATCGGTAACAGTATCAATAGTCAGGCCAGAGGTGAATCTAAACTGATCGGCTCCAGTACCGCCAGTCAGTGTATCTGCAGCCAGTCCACCGGTGATGGTGTCTGCGAAACTGGAACCCTCAAGTGTGTCGTTAGAACTTGAGCCAACTAGTGAATAACCATTAGTGCCAATGGCGGCAGAGAGGTCATAATTCACTGCTGTTCCAGCAGGGGCGGTAATCGTTGCCGTCCCCGAGTTTGAAGTCACAGATGTAGCTGTAAACCTACTAGACGTGGCCACTACAGATGCGCCTGAGCTAACGACGAGGACATCGGCCACCGTATCAGTCGTCAGCAGGTCTGTAATGGTATCTGAGCCGAGATCTACGAAGAAAGTATCAGTGCCGTTACCACCAGTCATTACATCATTTCCAGCGCCGCCCTGAAGCGAATCAGAACCATCGCCACCACTGAGGGAGTCGTTGCCGCCGCCAGCAAACAAATAATCGTTACCGCTGCCTCCCAAGATAGTATTATCGACTCCTGAACCCTGCGAAATAGTGAAGGTGTTAGAAGTAATACCTACGTTAATACCAGAAATAACGTTAAGATCAGAGCTGGATGCGGTTCCATTGAAACTGGGCTCAGCTGTTCCAAGACTGATCAGGGAATCAGCTGCATTGATTGGCGACGAACCCACAAAAATGACTTGAGCATTAACCGAGCTTGTTGTAGAGCCAGTTGTTGACTGGAGAGAATATGACGTGGAGCCTGACAGGAATATAGTCTGATTTGAACCGGATCCACCACTAAATGTAGTGAGGCTTGTGGGGGAAGGTGACGGCGGGCCAGAAATAGATTGAATGTTTAAATTATTCGGAGCAGCGTTTAGCG includes:
- a CDS encoding calcium-binding protein, encoding MAKEFLVDIQLDGATNVSGLKVKAFNKKTGRRLGSDIFDIDGNADIDSSVRQVFKNKNKKIRFEFKDVNGSAPNYTKNGQLFDFDPSLQNKNLRVEKGEIAIDFLYNPRGTAVGPAPTPTPTPTPTPTPTPTPTPTPTPTPTPTPTPTPTPTPTPTPTPTPTPTPTPTPTPTPTPTPTPAPTAFTVTQNNADSASLVSLSTSLNAAPNNLNIQSISGPPSPSPTSLTTFSGGSGSNQTIFLSGSTSYSLQSTTGSTTSSVNAQVIFVGSSPINAADSLISLGTAEPSFNGTASSSDLNVISGINVGITSNTFTISQGSGVDNTILGGSGNDYLFAGGGNDSLSGGDGSDSLQGGAGNDVMTGGNGTDTFFVDLGSDTITDLLTTDTVADVLVVSSGASVVATSSRFTATSVTSNSGTATITAPAGTAVNYDLSAAIGTNGYSLVGSSSNDTLEGSSFADTITGGLAADTLTGGTGADQFRFTSGLTIDTVTDFTSGQNDVAAFSLGSLEAANATFVGATIDFVQGSNASVVAGAPITVQDIGGAITIGAATNVFNYTAASVANAAALETDLENLAITTNGALTANDSFVIQYNVSTGVQRLAVATVTSNTAAATAIGANWEVTDIAVLSAGVSTPLLGANFSFIA